The proteins below are encoded in one region of Hordeum vulgare subsp. vulgare chromosome 3H, MorexV3_pseudomolecules_assembly, whole genome shotgun sequence:
- the LOC123441359 gene encoding LOW QUALITY PROTEIN: LEAF RUST 10 DISEASE-RESISTANCE LOCUS RECEPTOR-LIKE PROTEIN KINASE-like 2.5 (The sequence of the model RefSeq protein was modified relative to this genomic sequence to represent the inferred CDS: inserted 1 base in 1 codon; substituted 1 base at 1 genomic stop codon), whose protein sequence is MPVVDEVYLLHNGRHNKKLILIVSLSATISLLTCLVWGVHRQKQKISLFILPKQTGNKSSTEEMLRRYGSLAPKRYKYSELKQITSSFKDKLGEGGYGKVFRGSLQDGCVVAVKLLKVSKGNGEEFLNEAISIGRTSHINIVGLLGFCLEGAKRALVYEYMANGSLEKYIYIENSDLVIGWDKLQQIVLGIARGLEYLHQGCSTRIIHFDIKPQNILLDQDFCPKIADFGLAKLCHLKDSILSVAEARGTIGFIAPEVFSRGFGVVSTKSDVYSYGMMLLEIVGGRINGEKDNIESSSDAYFPNWIYDNIAEHVQSCEVIYDLEETMRKMALVGLWCIQTNPGNRPTMSKVIDMLEKSINELEMPPKPFLSCPSIPSHXSPHTSYDYXIRCSASPGLLP, encoded by the exons ATGCCAGTTGTGGACGAGGTTTATTTGTTGCACA ATGGTAGACATAACAAGAAATTAATTTTGATAG TTTCTCTGTCTGCTACAATCAGCTTGCTAACATGTCTAGTTTGGGGTGTGCACCGACAGAAGCAAAAGATTAGTCTTTTCATCCTACCAAAGCAGACTGGTAATAAATCAAGCACGGAAGAAATGCTAAGGAGGTATGGATCTTTGGCTCCGAAAAGGTACAAATACTCAGAGCTGAAACAAATTACTAGCTCTTTCAAGGATAAACTTGGAGAAGGTGGATATGGCAAGGTATTCAGGGGTAGCCTGCAAGATGGCTGTGTCGTTGCTGTGAAGCTCCTAAAAGTTTCCAAAGGCAATGGAGAGGAGTTCCTAAATGAGGCAATTAGCATTGGCAGGACATCACATATTAACATCGTCGGTCTGCTCGGTTTTTGCTTAGAAGGAGCTAAGAGGGCCCTTGTTTATGAGTATATGGCTAATGGTTCACTGGAGAAGTACATTTATATAGAGAATTCAGATCTAGTTATTGGATGGGACAAGTTACAGCAAATAGTACTTGGCATCGCACGGGGATTGGAATATTTGCATCAAGGATGTAGTACTCGTATCATCCATTTTGACATCAAGCCTCAGAATATACTTCTAGATCAAGATTTTTGTCCCAAAATTGCAGATTTCGGTTTAGCCAAACTGTGTCACCTCAAGGATAGCATCCTCTCTGTCGCCGAAGCAAGAGGTACCATTGGATTCATTGCTCCAGAAGTATTCTCTAGAGGTTTTGGTGTCGTTTCGACAAAGTCAGATGTTTATAGCTATGGAATGATGCTACTGGAAATTGTAGGGGGGCGAATAAACGGAGAAAAAGATAATATAGAGAGCTCAAGCGATGCCTATTTCCCAAACTGGATTTATGACAATATAGCAGAACACGTACAAAGTTGTGAAGTCATCTACGACCTTGAAGAGACCATGAGAAAGATGGCCTTAGTTGGGCTGTGGTGCATACAAACTAATCCCGGAAACCGTCCTACGATGAGCAAGGTGATTGATATGTTGGAAAAGAGCATCAATGAATTGGAGATGCCACCGAAGCCGTTTCTTTCCTGTCCCTCAATCCCGTCACATTAGTCGCCTCACACAAGTTATGATT TCATAAGATGTTCTGCCTCCCCTGGTCTGTTACCATAG
- the LOC123439272 gene encoding uncharacterized protein LOC123439272, giving the protein MFHTCLFLWILASSLQDSRTTSMAQETASCPPKTCGNLTISDPFWLVQEQGMERPCGLIDYQVYCYNNSPFLRSTIHDGFGILNIFYKNRTFLTADINKMEDFNRCQVPITNTSFKIGFLPFNISHANQDLLFFYDCVGKPVAPQLRHGLVPMHCGNNSFVHLGRGPYNASHNYGEYFIKGCKTTLVPVLGASAKTANAGDYEQLVRDGFLLSWPVVPDQFSRQGTISS; this is encoded by the coding sequence ATGTTCCACACCTGTCTATTCTTATGGATCTTAGCATCTTCTTTACAAGACTCAAGAACAACGAGCATGGCGCAAGAAACAGCAAGCTGCCCACCCAAGACCTGCGGCAACCTGACCATCTCGGATCCATTCTGGCTTGTCCAAGAGCAAGGAATGGAGAGGCCATGTGGTTTGATAGACTACCAGGTCTACTGCTATAACAACAGCCCATTCCTGAGGAGCACCATCCATGATGGGTTTGGAATCCTCAACATCTTCTACAAGAATCGCACCTTCCTCACTGCCGATATTAACAAAATGGAGGATTTCAACCGCTGCCAAGTTCCAATCACCAACACATCCTTCAAAATCGGTTTTCTTCCATTCAATATCAGCCATGCCAACCAAGATCTGCTGTTCTTCTATGATTGCGTCGGTAAACCAGTGGCACCGCAGCTGCGACATGGACTTGTGCCGATGCATTGTGGCAACAACTCATTTGTTCATCTCGGCAGAGGGCCTTACAATGCTTCTCATAACTATGGAGAGTACTTCATAAAGGGTTGCAAGACCACCCTCGTGCCAGTACTGGGAGCATCAGCAAAGACGGCGAACGCAGGTGACTACGAACAATTAGTCAGGGATGGTTTTTTGTTATCATGGCCGGTGGTTCCTGATCAGTTTTCAAGACAAGGTACGATTAGCAGCTAG
- the LOC123442575 gene encoding LEAF RUST 10 DISEASE-RESISTANCE LOCUS RECEPTOR-LIKE PROTEIN KINASE-like 1.2 — protein MSMLPLQLLLLPLASFLRTAASTTGSNESCTPKSCGGLTIRYPFSLSGAQPLYCGYPAFDLTCEAGTSRAYLSNTFREHLFRVDNISYPDNTMMAAVQTPFAGDTGCPVPDFNVSASLALFPFNISATNKRLVFFYNCTVPAELRLQGQCANHTMGAYISGSWDDGEGGTPPLGVPTNCSSVSVPVRRGMDQPYLLHQYHRLISDGFLLELPAPSEDCDGCTRKRGECRFDQFAFQCVCPEGKPCLNSTQTNSTTPPDLPAYTDTHTGAQDAGIKYVTGITVSVLFVIILGLLCHLIQLNRAKNKKRSESLDGLIREGSPLTSLRKEFNLAGSPCTHIFTYEELDAATDGFGAANELGAGGFGTVYKGVLRDGSVVAVKRLYKNSYKGVEQFANEVDILSRLRHPNLVALYGCTSSCRDLLLVYEFVPNGTLADHLHHGNAGGGDPLMLSWPTRLGIAVETAAALAYLHAHQVLHRDVKTTNILLDGGLHVKVADFGLSRLFPADGATQHVSTAPQGTPGYVDPAYQHRYQLTDKSDVYSFGVVLMELVSSRPAVDMARPGTDVNLGSMAVRMIQCCEIDRLVDPRLGYGSSSASETKCTIDLVAEVAFRCLQPEQDVRPSIGEVLDVLRQAHQSVTAEKGASAVTTDDGAVLLKKSRDGSPDSVMNQWISPSTTSNYSS, from the exons ATGTCCATGCTGCCGCTGCAGCTGCTTCTTCTTCCGCTCGCCTCCTTCCTGCGCACGGCCGCATCCACCACCGGCAGCAACGAGAGCTGCACGCCCAAGTCATGCGGGGGCCTCACCATCAGGTACCCCTTCTCCCTCTCCGGCGCGCAGCCGCTCTACTGCGGCTACCCGGCCTTCGACCTCACCTGCGAGGCCGGCACCAGCCGCGCCTACCTGAGCAACACGTTCAGGGAGCACCTGTTCCGCGTCGACAACATCTCCTACCCAGACAACACCATGATGGCCGCCGTGCAGACCCCCTTCGCCGGCGACACCGGCTGCCCCGTCCCCGACTTCAACGTGTCGGCCAGCCTCGCCCTCTTCCCGTTCAACATCAGCGCCACCAACAAGCGCCTCGTGTTCTTCTACAACTGCACCGTGCCCGCTGAGCTCCGGCTGCAGGGGCAGTGCGCCAACCACACCATGGGAGCGTACATCTCCGGTTCATGGGACGACGGCGAAGGCGGCACACCGCCGCTGGGTGTTCCGACGAACTGTAGCTCGGTGAGCGTGCCGGTGCGCCGAGGAATGGACCAACCTTATCTGCTCCACCAGTACCACCGGCTGATCAGCGATGGGTTCTTGCTGGAGCTACCGGCGCCGTCGGAAGACTGCGATGGATGCACACGGAAGCGCGGGGAGTGCCGGTTCGATCAGTTTGCGTTCCAGTGCGTCTGCCCTGAGGGGAAGCCCTGCCTCAATTCCACCCAAACGAACTCAACAACTCCTCCAG ACCTTCCGGCATATACAGATACACATACAGGTGCACAGGATGCTGGAATAAAGTACGTCACAG GAATCACAGTTTCTGTTCTGTTTGTGATCATACTGGGGCTCCTGTGCCATCTCATACAACTCAACCGAGCCAAGAACAAGAAGCGATCTGAGTCGTTGGACGGCCTCATCCGTGAAGGATCGCCGCTGACATCGCTGCGCAAGGAGTTCAACCTCGCCGGCTCGCCCTGCACCCACATCTTCACCTACGAGGAGCTCGACGCGGCCACCGACGGCTTCGGCGCCGCCAACGAGCTCGGCGCCGGCGGCTTCGggacagtctacaagg gtgttCTCCGGGACGGGAGCGTGGTGGCGGTGAAGCGGCTGTACAAGAACAGCTACAAGGGCGTGGAGCAGTTCGCCAACGAGGTGGACATCCTCTCGCGGCTGCGCCACCCAAACCTCGTCGCGCTCTACGGCTGCACCTCCTCCTGCCGCGACCTCCTCCTCGTCTACGAGTTCGTCCCCAACGGCACGCTCGCCGACCACCTCCACCACGGCAATGCCGGCGGCGGCGACCCCCTCATGCTCTCGTGGCCGACCCGGCTCGGCATCGCCGTCGAGACGGCCGCCGCGCTGGCATACCTCCACGCGCACCAGGTCCTGCACCGCGACGTCAAGACCACCAACATCCTCCTGGACGGCGGGCTCCACGTCAAGGTGGCCGACTTCGGGCTATCCCGGCTGTTCCCGGCCGACGGCGCCACGCAGCACGTGTCCACGGCGCCGCAGGGCACGCCCGGGTACGTCGACCCGGCGTACCAACACCGGTACCAGCTCACGGACAAGAGCGACGTCTACAGCTTCGGCGTGGTCCTCATGGAGCTCGTGTCCTCCAGGCCGGCCGTGGACATGGCCCGGCCCGGCACCGACGTGAACCTCGGCAGCATGGCCGTGCGCATGATACAGTGCTGCGAGATCGACCGGCTGGTCGACCCGCGGCTCGGGTACGGGTCGTCATCGGCGAGCGAGACCAAGTGCACGATCGACCTCGTCGCCGAGGTGGCGTTCCGGTGCCTGCAGCCGGAGCAGGACGTGCGGCCGTCCATCGGCGAGGTGCTGGACGTGCTCAGACAGGCTCACCAGAGCGTCACGGCAGAGAAGGGAGCCTCCGCCGTCACCACGGATGATGGCGCGGTGCTGCTCAAGAAGAGCAGGGACGGGTCGCCTGATTCCGTCATGAACCAGTGGATCAGCCCATCAACCACCTCCAATTATAGCAGCTGA